A stretch of DNA from Halioglobus japonicus:
CGGCGTATCGCCGCTGCTCATCGGCGCCTTTACCAATCTGCTGGAGGTCCGGCGCACGGGCTACTCCACCCGGGCCTTTATCAACGCCTCCAACCACCTGCGCCATCTCATGACCCAGATCAGCATGGAAATCAGCGCCCATTCGGGGCGCCTGCAGGCGGGTTTCGAGCTCGAAATGGTGCAGGCATTTATGCTCGAGCATATCGACCGCGCTGTAACCCTGGATGAACTGGCCGCAGTGGCCAACATGTCCAAATACCACTTCAGCAATCGCTACAAGGCACTCACCGGTTATTCGCCCATCAAGCACCTGCTGAATATGAAGATGGAACACGCCTGCAACCTGCTCGACACCACCGACCTGGGTATCGCCGAAATTGCCCAACAGGTCGGCTACGATGACCAGATGTATTTTTCGCGCCTGTTTCGTAAAACCATTGGCGCTTCCCCGCGGGGATATCGCAGCTCAACCCGCAAGTAGCCTCTGCAGCAGCGGCGCTTTGCGGTATGCTTGCTTCTTCGCCCTGCCGGAGATTCCCGTGAAAAAAATTATTGCAGCTATCGCCTGCTTCTCTGCGCTAATGACTGGCCCCGCCTATGCCGAAGTCGAGCGCACCACCGCCAATAATGGCCAACTGGTCATGGAGGACGTGCCGCCGATTCCGGAGCAGATCGCCCGAGACCTGCGCCGCTACCAGAACGTACGCTCCGCCAGCTTCCTGGCGTGGACACCCACCGCTGACGG
This window harbors:
- a CDS encoding AraC family transcriptional regulator produces the protein MSTPSKWPLPSRGVRFITPTFMIQKLARHPLTKECYPTAMGYYPEASGHRMARDRHDDNLLLYCSSGQGHLETDSWRGDIGAGHLMLLPQGLTHAYQASQADPWTLYWIHFQGASTRVFMQYLGYREGRPVADAGVSPLLIGAFTNLLEVRRTGYSTRAFINASNHLRHLMTQISMEISAHSGRLQAGFELEMVQAFMLEHIDRAVTLDELAAVANMSKYHFSNRYKALTGYSPIKHLLNMKMEHACNLLDTTDLGIAEIAQQVGYDDQMYFSRLFRKTIGASPRGYRSSTRK